In the Chiloscyllium plagiosum isolate BGI_BamShark_2017 chromosome 15, ASM401019v2, whole genome shotgun sequence genome, one interval contains:
- the si:dkey-171c9.3 gene encoding uncharacterized protein si:dkey-171c9.3 isoform X1: MEMSDPINWLHSTKKLCQVVIERNEQGIAIPLKEEVTATYPELHELMESIQLHNLKEDDIILIKGIQQHSEGSMDGLQNSTEGVMCLSPSPSYNSSSVFCSLRKYALGFQHAIHAITGNFTDTISQSTEHISTNETCFPDADTQRIEVPAVDGNMCPRHNSFPEVDNPHLPSIHLPISEQLCYQMPVSQRPSSPVHSSVSSLSEDIQLPNTITDIVMEYPSDVPWANKSQFLDLLSNFAEAMSTEVLSTVIEDSPDGNRSTVEQPEAWTPTEGQFSSDVFSHDNIQHAHLYDTFAGIDEFPKSSQDGLSTSREKGSEESLDLDSLHYGLAHLASRETSSVIQKSLQEVAHQTEESFADHISKSIKADSSEEANVAVHPVVENYALRLTHDVISDSTREASLERVTTQNKLQQVEGGSVNAHPASIESHNNNKLSDMSQSDILTHEINHLTSKEVSSLCTGVRPLVQGEQVETLTQVLQQYLDGCSPDRERHLSMTDKERAVDHDYEKQMFDKLGLTKKGSLDYPDAPPPTPLRPQLSSSQRSFTRKLKGGLAKEFLPSPPPPTPKENVNFCLSEEDRETEEKTEFMRKLIRSLSQEFNGKDTTGISEEPEEESLELMSLAPKNEPTQNSRSDGETVQDYFSHLMSGIVFSSAQVICSIMGESIDLKAPKHQHCDSVTCSDEYQPNIQTSEEPNPLSPVPVIPETEKNPNEHIENKHGDNFPESMESLLGDYADMLAQKIINVVINFLNQIDLHDHGEQNMDGKSEMSFEDGKQDCRHSHYIKQINSMSEEWVKGIIQSALQVFMTQYRLQKDSYNNPETVHSSEQLQNTDSARSIDIKDNTEDHHIKMSVETIKSEANSENEGLRSHLAFTEEQYPVTEGLGCGIGIGIRPSPGEGTNDNNNNYNPYPYKQTQTDVTTEELTEKNQNCFAQAETKMNLFEQKENDFLALHSGAIVEDKETSSILELSKVILKDPDCKLVHKKYVENLAATILESSLNDAYRRSGTGTVRGEMPTCSPNTEQYRKSISNSPGEQSPELQQKIRTEELLKEREPGVPIIENTKSQRLSVVEYTDVTSSKQAQEDLSQSTVMAQCHAEDQEGCEEMGNATSFAPRGIEISLVNFNSKSAAVDAQVQAMLQWAAATQLNITKIHIRTSSDEFVQFPTLLALAEAEEWVVGRLLHAVLAFYERNQTAVSSTLFDYLLEHLDSLQTPSKQHTMSS; the protein is encoded by the exons atgtCAGATCCAATTAACTGGTTGCATAGCACCAAGAAGCTTTGTCAGGTAGTGATTGAAAGGAATGAGCAAGGAATTGCAATACCGCTTAAAGAG GAAGTGACCGCAACTTATCCTGAACTCCACGAGCTGATGGAATCCATTCAACTGCATAACCTCAAAGAAGATGATATAATTTTAATCAAAGGGATACAACAGCATTCTGAGGGATCAATGGATGGTTTGCAG AATTCAACAGAAGGAGTAATGTGCCTGTCGCCTTCACCCAGCTACAACAGTAGTTCTGTATTTTGCAGCCTCCGAAAATATGCATTGGGATTCCAGCATGCAATCCATGCAATTACCGGAAATTTTACTGATACCATCAGTCAGAGTACAGAGCATATTTCCACTAATGAGACTTGTTTTCCTGATGCCGATACTCAGAGAATAGAAGTGCCTGCTGTTGATGGTAATATGTGCCCTCGTCATAATTCTTTTCCTGAGGTTGATAATCCACACCTGCCCAGTATTCATCTTCCAATATCAGAGCAGTTGTGTTATCAGATGCCAGTTTCTCAAAGGCCTTCTAGTCCTGTACATTCTTCAGTATCTAGTCTTTCAGAGGATATCCAGTTGCCAAATACAATAACAGACATAGTTATGGAATATCCTTCTGATGTTCCATGGGCCAATAAATCTCAGTTCTTAGACCTTCTTTCCAATTTTGCAGAGGCTATGTCAACTGAAGTACTCAGCACAGTTATTGAGGATAGTCCTGATGGAAACAGATCTACAGTGGAGCAGCCAGAGGCTTGGACACCGACAGAAGGCCAATTTTCATCAGATGTATTTTCACATGATAATATCCAGCATGCCCACTTGTATGATACTTTTGCAGGTATTGATGAATTTCCCAAATCATCTCAAGATGGTTTAAGTACAAGTAGAGAAAAAGGATCTGAGGAAAGCCTTGACCTAGATTCTCTACATTATGGTCTGGCCCATCTGGCAAGCAGGGAGACTTCCAGTGTTATTCAGAAGTCCCTTCAGGAAGTTGCGCATCAAACGGAAGAGAGCTTTGCTGACCACATTTCAAAATCAATAAAAGCAGATTCCTCAGAAGAAGCAAATGTTGCAGTACATCCTGTTGTGGAAAATTATGCATTGAGATTGACCCATGATGTAATTTCTGACAGCACCAGAGAAGCAAGCTTAGAAAGGGTGACGACACAAAATAAACTACAGCAAGTTGAAGGAGGAAGTGTGAACGCGCACCCTGCTTCTATTGAATCACATAACAATAACAAGCTTTCAGATATGTCACAATCTGACATTCTTACACATGAAATTAACCATCTTACAAGCAAGGAAGTCAGTTCATTGTGTACTGGAGTAAGACCATTGGTACAAGGTGAACAAGTTGAAACTTTAACCCAAGTATTGCAACAATATTTGGATGGCTGTTCTCCAGACAGAGAAAGGCATTTATCAATGACAGACAAAGAAAGAGCTGTTGATCATGATTATGAGAAACAAATGTTTGATAAACTTGGACTCACCAAGAAGGGTTCACTGGATTATCCCGATGCACCTCCACCTACACCACTGAGGCCACAACTGAGCAGCAGTCAAAGGAGCTTCACTAGAAAGCTCAAGGGAGGTTTGGCAAAAGAATTCCTTCCTTCACCACCTCCACCAACCCCAAAGGAAAACGTCAATTTTTGTTTGTCTGAAGAGGATCGAGAAACTGAGGAAAAGACAGAATTTATGAGAAAGTTAATCCGATCCTTGTCTCAAGAGTTCAATGGAAAAGACACCACTGGAATTTCTGAGGAACCTGAAGAGGAGAGTTTGGAACTGATGTCTCTGGCTCCAAAAAATGAACCAACACAGAATTCCCGCAGTGATGGAGAAACTGTCCAAGACTATTTTAGTCATTTGATGTCAGGTATTGTTTTTTCTTCTGCACAAGTAATTTGCAGTATTATGGGTGAAAGTATTGATCTTAAAGCACCCAAACATCAGCACTGTGATAGTGTCACATGTAGTGATGAATATCAACCAAATATCCAGACATCAGAGGAACCAAACCCACTTTCTCCTGTTCCAGTTATTCCAGAAACAGAAAAGAATCCAAATGAACACATTGAGAATAAACACGGAGACAATTTTCCAGAAAGCATGGAAAGCCTGTTAGGGGACTATGCTGATATGTTAGCACAGAAAATTATCAATGTGGTTATTAACTTTCTGAACCAAATTGATTTACATGACCACGGAGAACAAAACATGGATGGAAAAAGTGAAATGTCATTTGAAGATGGAAAGCAAGATTGTCGGCATTCACATTACATTAAGCAGATAAATTCCATGTCAGAGGAGTGGGTAAAAGGGATAATACAATCTGCCCTACAAGTATTTATGACTCAATATCGATTGCAAAAGGACAGCTATAACAACCCTGAGACTGTGCATTCATCAGAACAATTGCAGAATACAGATTCAGCCAGAAGCATTGACATTAAGGACAATACAGAAGATCACCATATCAAAATGTCAGTGGAAACAattaaatctgaagcaaacagtgAGAATGAGGGTCTACGCAGTCACCTTGCTTTTACTGAAGAGCAATATCCAGTTACTGAAGGTTTAGGATGTGGAATTGGTATTGGAATCAGACCAAGCCCTGGTGAAGGAACAAATGACAACAATAACAATTACAATCCATACCCATATAAGCAGACACAGACAGATGTGACTACTGAAGAGCTCACTGAAAAGAACCAAAATTGCTTTGCTcaagcagaaacaaaaatgaacttATTTGAACAAAAGGAGAATGATTTTTTAGCCCTTCATTCAGGGGCAATTGTTGAAGATAAAGAAACATCTTCCATCTTAGAATTATCCAAAGTCATATTGAAGGATCCAGACTGCAAACTGGTACATAAAAAATATGTTGAAAACCTAGCAGCTACTATACTTGAGTCCTCCTTGAATGATGCATATAGACGTTCTGGTACTGGAACAGTTAGAGGTGAGATGCCAACGTGTTCTCCAAACACTGAACAGTATAGGAAATCTATTTCTAACAGCCCAGGTGAACAAAGTCCAGAACTCCAACAGAAAATAAGGACAGAAGAATTATTGAAGGAAAGAGAACCAGGTGTTCCCATAATTGAAAACACTAAATCGCAAAGATTAAGTGTAGTTGAATATACAGATGTAACATCGTCAAAACAAGCACAGGAGGATCTGAGTCAGTCCACTGTTATGGCACAGTGCCATGCTGAAGATCAGGAAGGTTGTGAGGAAATGGGGAATGCTACTTCATTTGCTCCAAGGGGAATTGAAATCTCGTTGGTGAACTTTAACTCTAAGTCTGCTGCTGTTGACGCACAGGTACAAGCAATGCTGCAGTGGGCAGCAGCAACTCAGCTTAACATCACCAAGATTCATATAAGGACCTCAAGTGATGAGTTCGTACAG ttCCCGACTCTGTTGGCGCTAGCTGAAGCTGAAGAATGGGTGGTTGGAAGGCTTCTTCATGCAGTGCTAGCATTTTATGAAAGAAACCAGACAGCAGTCAGCTCAACACTCTTTGACTATCTTCTTGAACACTTGGATAGCCTTCAGACTCCCAGTAAGCAGCACACGATGTCAAGCTAA
- the si:dkey-171c9.3 gene encoding uncharacterized protein si:dkey-171c9.3 isoform X2 has translation MCLSPSPSYNSSSVFCSLRKYALGFQHAIHAITGNFTDTISQSTEHISTNETCFPDADTQRIEVPAVDGNMCPRHNSFPEVDNPHLPSIHLPISEQLCYQMPVSQRPSSPVHSSVSSLSEDIQLPNTITDIVMEYPSDVPWANKSQFLDLLSNFAEAMSTEVLSTVIEDSPDGNRSTVEQPEAWTPTEGQFSSDVFSHDNIQHAHLYDTFAGIDEFPKSSQDGLSTSREKGSEESLDLDSLHYGLAHLASRETSSVIQKSLQEVAHQTEESFADHISKSIKADSSEEANVAVHPVVENYALRLTHDVISDSTREASLERVTTQNKLQQVEGGSVNAHPASIESHNNNKLSDMSQSDILTHEINHLTSKEVSSLCTGVRPLVQGEQVETLTQVLQQYLDGCSPDRERHLSMTDKERAVDHDYEKQMFDKLGLTKKGSLDYPDAPPPTPLRPQLSSSQRSFTRKLKGGLAKEFLPSPPPPTPKENVNFCLSEEDRETEEKTEFMRKLIRSLSQEFNGKDTTGISEEPEEESLELMSLAPKNEPTQNSRSDGETVQDYFSHLMSGIVFSSAQVICSIMGESIDLKAPKHQHCDSVTCSDEYQPNIQTSEEPNPLSPVPVIPETEKNPNEHIENKHGDNFPESMESLLGDYADMLAQKIINVVINFLNQIDLHDHGEQNMDGKSEMSFEDGKQDCRHSHYIKQINSMSEEWVKGIIQSALQVFMTQYRLQKDSYNNPETVHSSEQLQNTDSARSIDIKDNTEDHHIKMSVETIKSEANSENEGLRSHLAFTEEQYPVTEGLGCGIGIGIRPSPGEGTNDNNNNYNPYPYKQTQTDVTTEELTEKNQNCFAQAETKMNLFEQKENDFLALHSGAIVEDKETSSILELSKVILKDPDCKLVHKKYVENLAATILESSLNDAYRRSGTGTVRGEMPTCSPNTEQYRKSISNSPGEQSPELQQKIRTEELLKEREPGVPIIENTKSQRLSVVEYTDVTSSKQAQEDLSQSTVMAQCHAEDQEGCEEMGNATSFAPRGIEISLVNFNSKSAAVDAQVQAMLQWAAATQLNITKIHIRTSSDEFVQFPTLLALAEAEEWVVGRLLHAVLAFYERNQTAVSSTLFDYLLEHLDSLQTPSKQHTMSS, from the exons ATGTGCCTGTCGCCTTCACCCAGCTACAACAGTAGTTCTGTATTTTGCAGCCTCCGAAAATATGCATTGGGATTCCAGCATGCAATCCATGCAATTACCGGAAATTTTACTGATACCATCAGTCAGAGTACAGAGCATATTTCCACTAATGAGACTTGTTTTCCTGATGCCGATACTCAGAGAATAGAAGTGCCTGCTGTTGATGGTAATATGTGCCCTCGTCATAATTCTTTTCCTGAGGTTGATAATCCACACCTGCCCAGTATTCATCTTCCAATATCAGAGCAGTTGTGTTATCAGATGCCAGTTTCTCAAAGGCCTTCTAGTCCTGTACATTCTTCAGTATCTAGTCTTTCAGAGGATATCCAGTTGCCAAATACAATAACAGACATAGTTATGGAATATCCTTCTGATGTTCCATGGGCCAATAAATCTCAGTTCTTAGACCTTCTTTCCAATTTTGCAGAGGCTATGTCAACTGAAGTACTCAGCACAGTTATTGAGGATAGTCCTGATGGAAACAGATCTACAGTGGAGCAGCCAGAGGCTTGGACACCGACAGAAGGCCAATTTTCATCAGATGTATTTTCACATGATAATATCCAGCATGCCCACTTGTATGATACTTTTGCAGGTATTGATGAATTTCCCAAATCATCTCAAGATGGTTTAAGTACAAGTAGAGAAAAAGGATCTGAGGAAAGCCTTGACCTAGATTCTCTACATTATGGTCTGGCCCATCTGGCAAGCAGGGAGACTTCCAGTGTTATTCAGAAGTCCCTTCAGGAAGTTGCGCATCAAACGGAAGAGAGCTTTGCTGACCACATTTCAAAATCAATAAAAGCAGATTCCTCAGAAGAAGCAAATGTTGCAGTACATCCTGTTGTGGAAAATTATGCATTGAGATTGACCCATGATGTAATTTCTGACAGCACCAGAGAAGCAAGCTTAGAAAGGGTGACGACACAAAATAAACTACAGCAAGTTGAAGGAGGAAGTGTGAACGCGCACCCTGCTTCTATTGAATCACATAACAATAACAAGCTTTCAGATATGTCACAATCTGACATTCTTACACATGAAATTAACCATCTTACAAGCAAGGAAGTCAGTTCATTGTGTACTGGAGTAAGACCATTGGTACAAGGTGAACAAGTTGAAACTTTAACCCAAGTATTGCAACAATATTTGGATGGCTGTTCTCCAGACAGAGAAAGGCATTTATCAATGACAGACAAAGAAAGAGCTGTTGATCATGATTATGAGAAACAAATGTTTGATAAACTTGGACTCACCAAGAAGGGTTCACTGGATTATCCCGATGCACCTCCACCTACACCACTGAGGCCACAACTGAGCAGCAGTCAAAGGAGCTTCACTAGAAAGCTCAAGGGAGGTTTGGCAAAAGAATTCCTTCCTTCACCACCTCCACCAACCCCAAAGGAAAACGTCAATTTTTGTTTGTCTGAAGAGGATCGAGAAACTGAGGAAAAGACAGAATTTATGAGAAAGTTAATCCGATCCTTGTCTCAAGAGTTCAATGGAAAAGACACCACTGGAATTTCTGAGGAACCTGAAGAGGAGAGTTTGGAACTGATGTCTCTGGCTCCAAAAAATGAACCAACACAGAATTCCCGCAGTGATGGAGAAACTGTCCAAGACTATTTTAGTCATTTGATGTCAGGTATTGTTTTTTCTTCTGCACAAGTAATTTGCAGTATTATGGGTGAAAGTATTGATCTTAAAGCACCCAAACATCAGCACTGTGATAGTGTCACATGTAGTGATGAATATCAACCAAATATCCAGACATCAGAGGAACCAAACCCACTTTCTCCTGTTCCAGTTATTCCAGAAACAGAAAAGAATCCAAATGAACACATTGAGAATAAACACGGAGACAATTTTCCAGAAAGCATGGAAAGCCTGTTAGGGGACTATGCTGATATGTTAGCACAGAAAATTATCAATGTGGTTATTAACTTTCTGAACCAAATTGATTTACATGACCACGGAGAACAAAACATGGATGGAAAAAGTGAAATGTCATTTGAAGATGGAAAGCAAGATTGTCGGCATTCACATTACATTAAGCAGATAAATTCCATGTCAGAGGAGTGGGTAAAAGGGATAATACAATCTGCCCTACAAGTATTTATGACTCAATATCGATTGCAAAAGGACAGCTATAACAACCCTGAGACTGTGCATTCATCAGAACAATTGCAGAATACAGATTCAGCCAGAAGCATTGACATTAAGGACAATACAGAAGATCACCATATCAAAATGTCAGTGGAAACAattaaatctgaagcaaacagtgAGAATGAGGGTCTACGCAGTCACCTTGCTTTTACTGAAGAGCAATATCCAGTTACTGAAGGTTTAGGATGTGGAATTGGTATTGGAATCAGACCAAGCCCTGGTGAAGGAACAAATGACAACAATAACAATTACAATCCATACCCATATAAGCAGACACAGACAGATGTGACTACTGAAGAGCTCACTGAAAAGAACCAAAATTGCTTTGCTcaagcagaaacaaaaatgaacttATTTGAACAAAAGGAGAATGATTTTTTAGCCCTTCATTCAGGGGCAATTGTTGAAGATAAAGAAACATCTTCCATCTTAGAATTATCCAAAGTCATATTGAAGGATCCAGACTGCAAACTGGTACATAAAAAATATGTTGAAAACCTAGCAGCTACTATACTTGAGTCCTCCTTGAATGATGCATATAGACGTTCTGGTACTGGAACAGTTAGAGGTGAGATGCCAACGTGTTCTCCAAACACTGAACAGTATAGGAAATCTATTTCTAACAGCCCAGGTGAACAAAGTCCAGAACTCCAACAGAAAATAAGGACAGAAGAATTATTGAAGGAAAGAGAACCAGGTGTTCCCATAATTGAAAACACTAAATCGCAAAGATTAAGTGTAGTTGAATATACAGATGTAACATCGTCAAAACAAGCACAGGAGGATCTGAGTCAGTCCACTGTTATGGCACAGTGCCATGCTGAAGATCAGGAAGGTTGTGAGGAAATGGGGAATGCTACTTCATTTGCTCCAAGGGGAATTGAAATCTCGTTGGTGAACTTTAACTCTAAGTCTGCTGCTGTTGACGCACAGGTACAAGCAATGCTGCAGTGGGCAGCAGCAACTCAGCTTAACATCACCAAGATTCATATAAGGACCTCAAGTGATGAGTTCGTACAG ttCCCGACTCTGTTGGCGCTAGCTGAAGCTGAAGAATGGGTGGTTGGAAGGCTTCTTCATGCAGTGCTAGCATTTTATGAAAGAAACCAGACAGCAGTCAGCTCAACACTCTTTGACTATCTTCTTGAACACTTGGATAGCCTTCAGACTCCCAGTAAGCAGCACACGATGTCAAGCTAA